The Desulfovibrio sp. genomic interval CGCATAAACAGCTGGCACATCCGGAACCGCAACCAGATGCGAATAATGGAACTCATGCCCTCGCACAGCGGTTGCGGCCGGACCAAGGGGCGTGGAGGCCATGAAACGGACCTCCCGATAGCCCAGGGCGGCAAACCGCTCACCCATTCTGGCCCTGCAGGGGAACACTCCGACCATGGGCCATACCCGCCCCCCGATGTCCTCAATGGACTCCATCAGGGCCATGAAGCCGCCACATTCACCGTACACGGGCAGGCCTGAAAGGGAAAATTCTCGAATGTCCGCCAACATGGCGGCGTTCTCCGACAAGGCACTGGCGTGGAGTTCCGGGTAGCCGCCAGGCAGATACAGGCCATCGATCCTCCCGGGCAGGCGCGCATCGGTCAGCGGCGAAAAAAAGACAAGTTCCGCGCCAGCAGATTCCAAAAGGCGCAGGTTCTCTTCGTACGCGAAACAGAAGGCCCGGTCTCTGGCCACCCCCAAGCGCACTCTCGGTGCGGTCGAAGCCTCTTCCACCGAGGCGCCCACGGCTGTTTCAGGCAAGGCTTTGAGAAGGCTGTCCAGATCCACGGCTGTCTCAACCCAATCGGCCAGACGTTCCATCCATTGAGGCCGCTCGCCCAGATCCTGGGCGGTTACAAGCCCGAGATGACGCGAAGGTACGGCAAGCTCCAGGTCCTTGGGCAGAAAGCCCAAGACAGGAATTTTTGCCAACTCCATGGCTTCGCTCAAGATGGACCGGTGCCCGGGCCCTCCGACGCGATTGAACACGACTCCGGCCAGATTCAGATCAGGATCGAACCCCGCGAAGCCCTGGGCCACGGCGGCGGCGCTGCGAGCCATGCCTGATGCGTCAATAACGAGAACCACAGAGATCCCTAAAAGTTTGGCCATGTGCGCTGCGCTGCCCTGCTCGCCCACACCGGAGGCGCCGTCGAAGAGGCCCATTACCCCTTCCAGCACGGCCACGTCCGACTGGGCTGCGTAACGGGCAAAAAGCGCCTGGTTCGCGTCTTCCGATAGCATCCAGGAATCCAGGTTGTGGCTCTTGCGCCCGCAGGCCAGGGCATGGAGCCCCGGATCGATAAAGTCCGGTCCGGTCTTGAAAGGAGCCACACGCAGGCCCCGTCGCGAAAACGCGGCTAATAGCCCCAGGGTCAGCGAGGTCTTGCCGCACCCGGAGTGCGTGCCGGAAACAAGTAGGCTTTTGGTCATGGCCTGGAGATGATAGGGGAACACTCACCTATGGACAAGCAGACCGAGAAGCTCTTCAGAACCATCCCGGGAGTCGGGCCGCGCATGGCCAAGGACTTGTGGATTCTAAACATCCGAAGCCTTGAGGAACTGGCCGGGCGTGACCCTCAAGAGATGTACGACGCTCTCTGCGCACTCACGAATTCGAAGCAGGACCGATGCGTGCTCTACGTTTTCCGCTCGGCGGTGTACTTCGCCAAGACCCCGCCTCACCTGCGCGACCCGCAGAAACTGCTCTGGTGGAACTGGAAGGACGCCTAGGCCGCGAAGCGGATCAAAGTTTTTTGGAAGGGGTTGGGGGAAACCTTTTGTTCACAAAAGGTTTCCCCCTTATTCTTACTTTTCTTCTTACCTCGTCAGTTTCGAAGCAATCTCCGCCACATGCCTGCCCTGCCAGCGAGCCCCGTCCAGCTCGATGGCCGAGGGCATACGCGAACCGTCGGCACCCGCTATGGTGGTGGCGCCGTAAGGCGAACAGCCCTTCACTTCCTCCACCCCGGTCTGCTGTTGGAAGGCGTAGGGCAGCCCCACGACGATCATTCCCTGGTGCAGCAGGGTCACATGGAAGGTGAGTATGGTGGACTCCTGTCCGCCGTGCTGGGTGGCGGAGCTTGCGAACACCGAGCCCACTTTGCCCACCAGGGCTCCCTTGACCCACAATTGGCCGGTCGAGTCCAAGAATTGGCGCATCTGCCCACACATGTTGCCGAAACGCGTAGGGGTGCCGAAGATGACCGCATCGGCCTGCCCCAGCTCGTCCAGAGTGCACACAGGTATGTCGGCCTGGGCTTTCTGGGCGTCGAGTGCGCCCATTTTGGTCAGCACGTCCACAGGCAAGGTTTCGGGGACACGGCGCAGAAGCGGTTTCGCTCCTTCCACCTGCGTTACGCCCTCGGCTACGGCCTGGGCCATGGTGTGGATATGTCCGTACATGGAATAATAGACGATGAGAACGTTCATGCCTTCCTCCGTTTACGTGAATCGATGCTCATGCATAGACCATCCTCGGAAAAAAGAAAGCGTGGGTTGTTGTTGACGAGACAATAGGAGGGGCATAGTCATGCGTCGTAGCACATTGCCGAACCTCGCCAAACGCGAGGACGGGGGACCCACTTCAACGGGGCGAATCGCACATATTGCGTAGGGCACCTTTCGGCCCGAGCCCGTCAGCTAACCTCGTAGGCTTCGAAGGGAGCACTCCGGCCAGATCCGGGGCCTTCCCCATTGATCTTCCGGAGGTATTCATGCGCTCTTGTTCTTTAGACGGCGGCCCTACGCCCGGGCAGCCGGCATGCTCGCCCGTTCAAACCGCTTCGTTGTCCCTGGCCGCGCTTGGTGTTGTCTATGGAGACATAGGCACCAGCCCCCTCTACACCATCAAGGAATGTTTTTCCGGCTTGCACGCCGTGGCGCCCACCCCGGGCAATGTGCTGGGGATACTGTCCATGGTGTTCTGGTCGCTCATGATCGTGGTCGGCCTGAAGTACGTGATCTTTATCATGCGGGCCGACAACAAAGGCGAGGGGGGCATCTACGCTCTTCTGGCCATGCTCAAGGGCGGACCAGCCAACCAGGGAAAATGGTGGTCCTTTCTGACCGTTCTGGCCGCATTCGGCGCGGCGCTGCTCTACGGCGACGGGGTGATCACCCCGGCCATCTCGGTTCTCTCAGCCATCGAAGGCCTGAACATGGCCACTGACGCGGCAGCGCCTTACGTTGTGCCCTTGACCTGCCTTGTTCTGATAAGCCTCTTCTTCATGCAAAAGCACGGTACAGCCACAATCGGCAAGGTGTTCGGACCAGTGATGATCATTTGGTTCACGCTGATCGGCACCTTGGGGATCGTGTCCATCGTCCGCCAGCCGCTGATTCTGACCGCCTTAAACCCCATCCATGCCGTGAACTTCTTCGCCGAAAACCACTTCCACGGCATCGTGGCCCTGGCTTCGGTGGTGCTGTGCATCACCGGCGGGGAGGCGCTCTACGCCGACATGGGCCATTTCGGACGCTTCCCCATTCGCCTGACCTGGTACAGCATCGTGCTCCCGGGGCTGGTGCTCAACTATTACGGCCAGGGCGCGCTTCTTTTGGACAACCCGGACATCGTCAACGTGAACCCGTTCTACGCCCTAGTGCCCGAATCCCTTCTCTACCCCATGGTTGCCCTGTCCACATTGGCCACCATCATCGCCTCTCAGGCCATGATCTCCGGGGTGTACTCACTCACCCAGCAGGCCATCCAACTGGGCTTCACACCACGCATGCACATCATCCACACCTCAAAGGAGGCCATCGGGCAGATCTACCTGCCCACGGTCAACTGGATGCTCATGATCGCCTGCCTGTCGCTGGTGCTGCTGTTCAAGGAATCGAGCCGCCTGGCCGCGGCCTACGGAATCGCCGTCACCGCAACCATGGCCATAACATCGTTCATGTACTTCGAGGTCACCCGCATCAAATGGAACTGGCCCATGTGGAAAAGCGCCACGCTTCTGGTCATTTTCCTGGCGTTTGACTGCTCGTTCCTCGGCGCGAACCTGCTCAAGATTGTGGACGGTGGCTGGATAACCATCAGCATCGCCCTGGCTGTTCTAACGGTCATGATCACCTGGCGGGACGGCCGGGCCATTCTGGCCAGGCACTATGGCATGATGCGCATGCCCACGGACATATTCTTAAAAGACATTGCCGAATACAACCCACAGCGCACCTCTGGCACTGCCGTGTTCATGTCCATCTCCCCCGAAGGCGTGCCCCATACCTTGTTGCACCACTTCAAGCATAACGAAGCCCTGCACGAGAGGGTGATCCTGCTCTCCATCATTGCCGCGGAAACGCCCACCGTACCGGACGAAGACAGGGTAAGCATCGAGGATCTCGGCCAGGGCTTCTACAGGGTCACAGCTCGTTACGGTTTCATGGAATCCCCGCGCATGCCCGAGATACTGGACTTGGCCACCCAGAAAGGCTTGGCCATGGACATCTATTCCACCTCGTTCTTCCTGGGGCGCGAAACCATACTCACCACGGGCACGGCGCCCATGGCCCAATGGCGCAAGACACTCTTCGTCTTCATGTCCCGCAACTCCTGGAACGCGACATCATTCTTCAACCTGCCGCCCGGACGGGTGGTGGAATTGGGGAATCAAGTGGAGCTGTAGGCTGCTTCAACGCGCTCCCAAGAAAGGGACATCAAAAAATGCAGACCAAAACATCAAGCGCCGACTGGCCTTGATATTCTTCAAGGACAATCGGCGCTCTATTTTCCGGTTTATAAATCTTGCCCAACCCAGGTTTAACCCCCAATCGTCGGGTTACTCACCTGCTGGCTGCTGCGCACGCCACCTGAATCCATGGCCCAAACCGGTTATCAGGCGATGGATTCTATGCGTTGACGGTCGATCTTCGCCAAGCTGGCCGCTTAAACCGGTTTCATTTTATGCTTCGGTTTCAGGCTTCCCGCATGTGCGAAAGCTCTGGCACGGCCGCACAAGGCAGATCAGCCGGACCTTTTCGCGAAGGCTATGCATTCATGTGTTTCCTTTCTCCTATCCCGCCAAGCAGCTTCGATATGTACATGCAGTTGGCATGATGCAAGCAGCACGTCTGGTCGCAAAACCCCTGGGAGGCACGTCCGAAGCAGTCAAAGTTCCCTTCTTCCCTCTGCTTGCGCCGCACGTTCTCCACGTTCAACACAGACAGCATTACGACAGAGGAAGCGATTTCATCGGAGTTTCCCAAACCACCAAAATCTTTGTTGGACAAACTTCGGGTCATCTCTTCGCCTTCCTGTTGATTCTTTGATTACCTGGCGCGAATAAACTTAAACCCGGCTTTGCATTGCCACTTGGAGCTTCGGAGGAGAAAGCGAGCCCCCTCCATAAAACCGCATGTCTAGGATTCGATCGTGATCTTTTTGGTTTTCGATTTCTCCGCCTTCGCCATGGTGATCGTCAGGATCCCTTTGTCGAACTTGGCTTTGACCGTCTGGTCGTCAACCGATGCCGGCAACGCAATCGACCTGCGAAAACTGCCGTAACTGCGCTCTATGCGGTGATAATTGTCCTTTTTCTCTTCATCCTCGAATTTCTTTTCCCCTCGGATGGTCAGCACGTCGCTGTTGAGCATGACGTCCACATCCGCAGGCTCGAGACCCGGGAGCTCAGCCTTGGCCACAACCTCTGATTCGGTTTCACTCACATCCACAGCGGGATAGGCGGCATCTTTGAGGAAAGGAAACGCCGGGAAAGAACCGAACGGTTCTTTCCAAAAATCCTCCATAAGGTCCGAAATGCTCGTGGGCCTCCTGGTGGCAAGTGACTGCTTCCGGAGGCTAGGCAGGAATTCTTTAAACATGGCTTATCCTCCTTTAATCACTATTTATTTTTACAATCATCAATTAAATTATTACATTTTTGCAGTAAGTCAACTTAAATTTCTGAATTTCAGCACTCAATCCTGACTTTTTTCATCTTGCAACAATATAAATATTTCTAACTTCACTACACACTACATAATTTTTTAGACCTCACATTATTAGTAATAATAATTATTATCCACTCAACACGGAAAATTAATTTCCAATGTTATTAACACAGTATTAATAAATGGCTGTAATAACGGCCAATCCCAGCTGTATGCGGACGGCCGGACAAGCAAGACGCTTACCGCTATAAATATGTAATAATTTCAGATCAATATGTGGCAAGAGGAGAGAATGACCGCGGAATCATACACCAACGAAGCGAGGTGGGCTCGAACAACTCGAAAGGGAAGGCAGGGACGATTCCCTGTTTTCTATGCAGGAAAGAATTCTCCTTCAGCAACCAAGACTGACCCCGTGAAAAGATGAGCCCCTCCGGCACTACCCGCCGACCAGCTCCAGCTCGCTTCGTGCTATGGCCTCCCAGTCGAATCGGGCTGCCACGAGAGCGGCCTCGGCCACAAGCAGGGAATGCCGGGCCGGATCCTCCAGAACCTTGAGTACCTCGGCCGCAAAGCCTTCCACATCGCCTTGGGGGAGGCGAATCATGCCGCCAGGAAAGATCTCGTCGTAGATGAGCAGATTGTAGGCCACCACGGGCAAACCGCAGGCCATTGCCTCCACAGCCACCTGCCCGAAGCTTTCATAATGGCTGGGCATGCAGAAACAGCCAGCGTTCTTTAATAGGCGTATCTTTTCCGCGCCCTGCTTGAAGCCAAGGAGGTCCACATTCGGTTCAAGATCAAACTTGCCAATCTCGCTTGTAAGGCGCTCGAACCAGGCGTCGCTTCCGCCGCCGATGATACCCAACTTGGCGTCTGGCCTGGATTCGCACACCCTGCGCCAGATTTTCACCAGGTCCAGAAGCCCTTTCTGCGGGTGCAGCCGGCCCAAGAATATTCCGTCGTAGCGAGGAGTTTCCGGCTCGACCGACACGGACTCGAATTCGCCAACGTCCACACCCATGGTGACCACAGTCACGGCGTCGGAATCCACCCCGCGCCCCAAGAGGGTGTCGCGGTCCAGAGAATTGAGCACCAGCATTCGCCCGCCGAACAGCCGTACCAGGCCGATGGCCAGCATCTGGGTGGACCAGTACAGCAGCCCTCGGATGGTGGGCACACGCCAGCGTGGCCGGAACACGTTCTCGTAGCCCCTGAAGGGATTGGGCGCGATCAAGAATACGCACACCGTGAGTTTGGCCTTGGGATTCTTGAGCTTGGCCAGAAGCGCCGGGATAAGGTCCACCAAGAAATCGGACGGGGCATAGATGGCGTCGAGCCTGTCCGGGTAGGCCACAAACAGGCAGCGGAAAAGACGCCAAAGGTAGGTTTTGAGCACGTTGCCCAGGCTGTCGGCTTCACTCTCGAAAGGCTCGGGGAATACCCGGTAGTCCATACCGTAAACGCCCTGAGACTCGAACACGCCGATCTGGCGTTTGGGGAGCATGACCACGAGTTCCTGGCCCCAGGCCAGCCAACGCTTGGCGATCTCCGAAAAGCGGACCTCGCTGCCATCGCGGTTTTTTGTGTTCACGCGGCCCATGGCCGGTATGAAGATTCGCATAAGAGTAAGATGCCTCCGGCGGCCAGAGAGAATACTACTTAAAAATGGATTTCTCTCCGGGCTCTCTTTCAAAAACTTTAAGCTGGCTGCGCTGGGGTCATCACCCTGCTTTCGCGAAGCCAAACCTCGGTATGGCCACCACGGCCAGTCCCACCAGGATGAGCGCCATTCCGACCAAACGCTGAGGGCCAAAGGTCTCGCCCATAACCAAGTACGCGCAGATGGTCCCGAATACCGGTATCAAAAGCGAGAACGGCGCCACCGCGCTCGCGGGATACGTTTTGAGAAGCTTCCCCCACCCGCCGTAACCCATGATGGTGGCGCAGACGGTCAGGTAGAGCACCGAACCCACCCCGGCCATGTTCATGTGCGTCAGGGCATACGCGATGCGCTCCTGCCCCTCGAACACCCAGGACATGGCAAAGAGCGGCAGGGGCGGGATGATGCTCAACCAAACGATCAGCGGCAGCATGTCCGCCTTGCCCGCGCCGCGCATGAGAATGTTGCCCACGGCCCAGAAGAACGACGCTCCCAGTACCAGCGAGAATCCCGCCACGGACACGCCGTCGGTCCCGGCGGTGAGCGAGATGAATGTCAGTCCGGCCAGGGCCACACAGGTTCCCGTCATCTGGCGTGAGCTCGGGGTCTCGCCCAGCAAGGCGGCCGCAAGCACGATGGTGGAGAACGCCTGGGTCTGCAGCACCACCGACGCCAGTCCGGGGGGCATGCCCACAGCCATGCCCAGAAAGAGCAGGCTGAACTGGGCCACGAACCAGGCCACCCCCAACGCGATCATTCGCCGCCAGGAAATGTCCGGCCGCGGCAGGAAGAACACCGGCACAGCCGCCAGCACGAACCGTAACGCGGCCAAGAGAATCGGCGGGAAAGACTGAAGCCCGATGGTAATAACCACGAAGTTGCCACCCCAGAGGGCGGTCACCACGAGGGCCAGAAGAACATGTTTCGGCTTCATCTCAGGGGGATGCCTCCGGCGGCCAGAGAGGGTGCCGCCCTCTCTGAACTCTCCCGCCAAAGGAACGAAGTTCCTTTGGAATCCTGTATTGCTCCGCGTCTGTCGATGCGAAGCTTTCTTAGGCATGGAGCGCGCAAAGCCGCGCTCAATGCCCGAATATTCTTAAAATCGCCGCCATGGGCGCGGCATCGGCGGCGCTCCCGCGTTCAGCCCATGTCCGCTCGCGAATCCCGCGAAGCTATTGCCGGGTCCAGGGGGGCATCCCCCCTGGCGGGTGCAGGGCGGAGCCCGCCGGGGTCTGGGGCAGAGCCCCAGCACTCTCACCTTCTCGCCAGTTCGTAAATTCCCTCCAGCTTGGCGGCCACAGCGTCCCAATTGAGCTCAGTCTCGATAAGCCGCCGGGCGTTCTCATGGATCACCCCACGCCGGGTCTCGTCGGTGAGCGCCAGTGCGATCTGGTCACCGAAGGCGGCCGAATCGGACACCGGAGCCACATAGCCGCAGTCGTGCTCTGTGAGGAACCGCTCGATCTCCCCTACGGCGTTGGAAACAATGGGCACGCCGGAGGCCAGGTAGTCCCCGAAGCGGATCGGGAACCTCGCCTTCTCGATGGGGTCGTCGTCCATGGGCAGAAGAAGGGCGTCCGCAGCGGCCAAATACGTGGGCACGTCCGATGGCGGCCTTTCTCCCAGGCGGATGATGTCCCCGCTCGCCCGCTCCAGATACGGCTTAAGCCGTTCTTCGAATGAATCCGGAATGTGCATCTTGCCCAAAAAGGCCAGCTTGAGGCCAAGCACGATGGTGCGGGCGCGCTCATAGGCGTCGAGCATGATGAAAAGCGACTCCGTGTAGGTGTGCCCCATGGAGAGCGCCAGGGGGGCGTCTCCCGGCAGCCCGGTGGCCGCGCGCGCCTCGGCCTTGGTCAGCGTGGAGCGTACCATGGTCGGACAATTTGGAATGTAGTGGATTTTCTCCTCAGCCACTCCGGCCGCACGGAAGGAGTCCATGAGCATGGCGCTGGCTGCGGTGCACTGCTTGGCCATATTGGGGAGGTTGTCGTTGAACCAGCCAACCACACGCTGATAGGGGCCGGGATGCTGGTTGGCGAAGCCGCCCTTCCAGAGGTCGTCATGGTCCAGCACCAGCTTGAGCCCAGGGCGCAGATAATGTGCGGCCAGGGTGGGCACGGCCATGGGGTGCAGGGGAAAAGCGAAGGTGTGCAGCACGTCGTATCGCGAAAACAGGGCATACGCCGTGTTGTAGAACATGCGCAGGGTGTGCAGGGTGTGAAAACCGCGCAGCTTGTACTTGGGCAAGAGCACCGTGGTCAGGCCGCCATCAACTCGTTTGGTGACAGACAGGGTGTCCTCACGGTTGGCGCACAAAAGCGTCACCTTGTGGCCGCGCCGGGTCAGGCCCTTGGCCAAATGGAAGCAGCGGAAGTAGGTGCCGTAGTTTTCGACGTTGTGGTTGAGAAACAGAATGTCCATCTAGAGATTCGTCCGTTTGAAGAGAAATTCAGGAAGGTTGCGGATGATCCACATTATGGGGCGCCACATGGCAGACGTGTACACGACGTCGCGCCCTTCGCGCCAAGCCTTGTGGACATCCTGCGCCACACGCTGCGGCGTGCTTGTGACAAATGCCGGCAGCCGCATGTGCGCGGTCATCTTGGAGCGCACCATGCCAGGCAGCACCGTAAGCACCGGGACACCCGACGAAAACAACCGGTGGCGCAGCCCGGAGAGATAGGCTGTCAGTCCGGCCTTGGCCGCACCATAGGCGTAGTTGGACTTGCGCCCGCGCTCACCGGCCACCGAGGATATACCCACAATGAAGCCCTCCCGGCGCTCCTCCATGTCCTTGGCCACTGTTTCCAGGATGCTGGCCGCCCCCATGAGGTTCACATCGATGACCCGCAGGGGATCGGAGTCGTCCAGGAGCCCAAACGCCAAAACCACGCCGTCCGGCCGGTGCGCCAAAGAGCGGTAGAAATTCGTGTGGGAGGACGTGTCCGTGGCGTCGAAGGCGACGACATCCACCTCAACGCCATGCTGACGCCTGATCTCGTCAGCCTTGGCCGAAAGCGTTGCCGTGTCCCTGGAGGCCAGAATAAGATTTGAACCCTCCCGGGCAGCGAACTCGTTGGCAATGGCCAGGCCGATGTCAGAGTTCGCGCCAAGCACCAGCACCCGCTCGGCCATACGGGCCTTCTTGGGCGCGCCGCCCAGCGTGTTTTTCAGCAGGCGCATGCCGAAACGGAAATAGTTGGAGAGGATGCGCCGGTCAGACCCGGCATGGCGCAACTTGCGCCAGATGTATGAAGGGCGCAGGTGGAACTTGAGCAGGGTGTCGCGCCGGAACTTCTCGATCTCGGGCATGGACAGGGCCACAGTGCCCACGGTGGGGGCGTTGAAGTAGTCCTTGCCGAGCACGGACTCCTGGATGAGCCCGCAGGCCACGGCTTCGGCGTGCAGCTCGGTACCCGGGTAGGGCACGGCGATGTGCAGTTCCAAGAAATCCGGGTCCAGCTCGAAGATGTGGCGCCGGGTTGCTTCCAGGTGTTCCCGGGTCTCCCAGGGCATGCCGATCAGGAAGAAGCCGAAGGTGAGCAGCCCGGCCTCTTTGGCCCATTTGGCTGCCTGGACGTTCTCCTCCAGGGTGGTGCCCTTCTTGGTGCGGGCCAAGGTCTCGGCATGGCCGGACTCGTAGCCGAAGGCCACCAGCCAGCATCCCGCCCGCTTCATGGCCTGAAGCGTCTCCAGGGACAGGGGCTTCACCTTGGAGTTGGCCACCCAGTGCACTTTGCCCGCCAAGTCCGACTCCAGAATGGCCTGGCACACTTTCTGGGTCCACTTCTGGTCGATGGTGAAGGTGTCTGACTTGAAGAAAAAGTCGCGGATGCCGTGCTGATGGTAGCATTCGCGCATTTCCGCCAGGATATTCTCGGGCGAGCGCAGGCGAAGTTTCGTTCCCGAGATGGTGGGCGTCACGCAGAAGATGCAGCGCGACGGGCAGCCCCGCGAGGTGGCGATGGTGGCCTGGGGCTCGCCAGTGTCCGGGCGCACGTAGAGGGCATTCTCCATGAGCGAGCGGTCCGGGAAGGGGAGCGAATCCAGGTCTGTTTCCCAGGAGTCGAAGAAGGTGCGGCACCAGGCGCCGTCTTTCTTGTAGAGAATCCCCCGAATTGCCGGGACTGCTCCCGGTTCCTCGAAATGGGCCCGGGCAAGTTCGCCCACGATGAAATCGCTTTCCAACCCGATCAGATAGTCCGCGTTGGAGAGGTCAAGCTGGTCGAGCAGGGCCTGTTCCGGATTAAAAAAGATGGCTCCCTTGAGCATCACCATAAGCCCGGGCCTGCGCTCCTTGAGGGCTGCGACAAGCTCCAGGTCGCGGAAGATGGTCGCGTTGGTGATGGAAACGAAGACCGCGTCCGGAGCGAAGCGGTCGAAGTCGGCCAGGAGCTCCTCCAGGGTGCGCAGACTGGTCTGGTAGTCGCGCAGAAAAACCTCAAAGCCCTTGGCCTTGAGGGTTGCGGCAGCGTAGCCCAGGTCGTTGGGGGCGCGCATGGTGGTGGCCGTGGAGTTCTCCACGTTGCCCTGGGAGCGGTCCTCGCCGCGCTGGTAGAATCTGCCGGGCGGGTAGAAGAGCATCACCCGCCGGGAGTGTATCATGGTGTGCATGCGCGGGCGAAGTTGGCCGGATTGAGCCGCTTCGTCAAGGGGTTCGTGCACAAGATCGGCCGCAGCCGGCACTTACTTGAAGACGTAGAGAATCAGATAGCAGGAGACCACCCAAAACCCGATGCACACCTGGATGAACGGGTCGCGCAGGAGCACCTGGGTGGGCGAGCCCGAACGCTGCTCCACGTAGGTTATCTGCATGTAGCGCAGGATGCCTGCCACCACCCACAAAGAGGTGAGGTACAGCTGGTCCGTCCCATGCTTGGCCATGACGTCGGGCGAGAGAGTGTAGAGGATGTAACTGACGATGACCACCCCGGCCATCACGGCCATGCACAGACTGACGAACTCCAGGGAATAGCCGTCCAGGCATTTGCGGGTCTTGGGGCCGCAAGC includes:
- a CDS encoding SDR family oxidoreductase; the encoded protein is MIHSRRVMLFYPPGRFYQRGEDRSQGNVENSTATTMRAPNDLGYAAATLKAKGFEVFLRDYQTSLRTLEELLADFDRFAPDAVFVSITNATIFRDLELVAALKERRPGLMVMLKGAIFFNPEQALLDQLDLSNADYLIGLESDFIVGELARAHFEEPGAVPAIRGILYKKDGAWCRTFFDSWETDLDSLPFPDRSLMENALYVRPDTGEPQATIATSRGCPSRCIFCVTPTISGTKLRLRSPENILAEMRECYHQHGIRDFFFKSDTFTIDQKWTQKVCQAILESDLAGKVHWVANSKVKPLSLETLQAMKRAGCWLVAFGYESGHAETLARTKKGTTLEENVQAAKWAKEAGLLTFGFFLIGMPWETREHLEATRRHIFELDPDFLELHIAVPYPGTELHAEAVACGLIQESVLGKDYFNAPTVGTVALSMPEIEKFRRDTLLKFHLRPSYIWRKLRHAGSDRRILSNYFRFGMRLLKNTLGGAPKKARMAERVLVLGANSDIGLAIANEFAAREGSNLILASRDTATLSAKADEIRRQHGVEVDVVAFDATDTSSHTNFYRSLAHRPDGVVLAFGLLDDSDPLRVIDVNLMGAASILETVAKDMEERREGFIVGISSVAGERGRKSNYAYGAAKAGLTAYLSGLRHRLFSSGVPVLTVLPGMVRSKMTAHMRLPAFVTSTPQRVAQDVHKAWREGRDVVYTSAMWRPIMWIIRNLPEFLFKRTNL